One window of Thermoplasmata archaeon genomic DNA carries:
- a CDS encoding aromatic ring-hydroxylating dioxygenase subunit alpha, translated as MARVQLSGNPRARPGDEHLSARTLPGVVYYDEGVFRQELEKLFFRHWLNVGHVSQVPHPGDFFTHDIGTESLLFIRGNDDTVRGFYNVCRHRGTRIVTDERGEKLRSIVCPYHAWSYSTEGRLVGAPHTDALEEFDKEDFGLYPVRTDTWGGFIWANLDPAARPLREELAPLLKLTDHWDVGALQLGARHVYEVNANWKILAENYSECYHCAPIHPGLNRVTPYFTGENDAWMARGKGGTMANVNGGFQTFAGDYTSMTVSGYTKRPPLKGTTAEDRRRIYYWVVFPNMFFSMHPDYLMIHRDWPQTPTRSKIECEWYFDAGTMAEPDFDPSDAVDMWDEINRQDWAVCERTQLGVRSRAWERGRFSDQEPLVYDLDKAYILRMTGKSDMYSKPRPRRKGATSRKRGAGGT; from the coding sequence ATGGCGCGAGTTCAGCTGAGTGGCAACCCGCGTGCACGACCGGGGGATGAGCATCTCTCCGCGAGGACCCTGCCGGGCGTGGTGTATTACGACGAGGGGGTGTTCCGGCAGGAGTTGGAGAAGCTCTTCTTCCGCCATTGGCTCAACGTCGGGCACGTCTCCCAGGTCCCGCATCCGGGGGACTTCTTCACGCACGACATCGGCACGGAGAGCCTCCTGTTCATCCGCGGGAACGACGACACGGTGCGCGGGTTCTACAACGTGTGCCGCCACCGTGGCACGCGGATCGTCACGGATGAGCGGGGGGAGAAGCTCCGCTCCATCGTCTGCCCCTACCATGCCTGGTCCTACTCGACGGAGGGTAGGCTCGTTGGCGCGCCCCACACGGACGCTCTCGAGGAGTTCGACAAGGAGGACTTTGGCCTCTACCCCGTGCGGACGGACACCTGGGGCGGGTTCATCTGGGCGAACCTGGACCCAGCCGCGCGCCCGCTGCGGGAGGAACTCGCGCCCCTCCTGAAGCTCACGGACCATTGGGACGTCGGCGCCCTCCAGCTCGGCGCCCGACACGTCTACGAGGTGAACGCGAACTGGAAGATCCTCGCAGAGAACTACTCGGAGTGCTACCACTGCGCTCCAATCCATCCTGGGCTGAACCGGGTGACGCCGTATTTCACGGGAGAGAACGACGCCTGGATGGCCCGGGGGAAGGGCGGCACGATGGCCAACGTGAACGGCGGCTTCCAGACCTTCGCCGGCGACTACACCTCGATGACCGTCTCCGGGTACACGAAGCGACCGCCTCTCAAGGGGACGACCGCCGAGGACCGCAGGCGGATCTACTATTGGGTCGTCTTCCCGAACATGTTCTTCAGCATGCACCCGGACTACCTGATGATCCACCGGGACTGGCCCCAGACCCCGACACGCTCGAAGATCGAGTGCGAGTGGTATTTCGATGCCGGGACGATGGCCGAGCCGGACTTCGACCCGAGCGACGCGGTCGACATGTGGGACGAGATCAACCGGCAGGACTGGGCCGTGTGCGAGCGCACCCAGCTCGGCGTCCGCTCGCGCGCCTGGGAGCGGGGCCGGTTCAGCGACCAGGAACCGCTCGTCTACGACCTCGACAAGGCCTACATCCTTCGGATGACGGGGAAATCGGACATGTACTCGAAGCCGCGGCCGCGCCGAAAGGGCGCTACGTCACGGAAACGAGGCGCAGGCGGAACGTGA